A section of the Vicinamibacterales bacterium genome encodes:
- a CDS encoding formylglycine-generating enzyme family protein — MTLPGVIGACRGKPDPHAGHGAPAAGNPAQTAAVRVNATAAPGPAPEGMVWVPGGTFYMGCEGCGMPDALPVHLVSVEGFWMDRAPVTNLQFARFVNETGYVTIAERPLDPRDFPGVPQAQLVPGSAVFRATGSAVPLDNPLQWWRYTPGASWKHPEGPGSSVKDRSSHPVVHVAFEDVLAYAKWAGKRLPTEAEFEFAARGGLDRQKYPWGNELHPGGKSVANIWHGRFPERDRGDDGFAGTSPVTAFPPNGFGLYDMGGNVWQWCSDWYRPDTYASRPQNGAPATDPQGPADSYDPNEPGAAKRVVRGGSYLCTDQYCARYLVGSRGKAEISSGTSNLGFRLVRAGR; from the coding sequence ATGACACTGCCGGGCGTGATCGGTGCCTGCCGCGGGAAGCCGGATCCGCACGCCGGACACGGCGCGCCCGCGGCCGGCAATCCCGCACAGACCGCGGCAGTCCGCGTCAACGCCACCGCGGCCCCAGGCCCCGCGCCGGAAGGCATGGTCTGGGTTCCCGGCGGCACCTTCTATATGGGATGCGAAGGGTGCGGCATGCCCGACGCGCTGCCGGTGCATCTCGTGTCGGTCGAGGGGTTCTGGATGGACCGCGCGCCCGTGACCAACCTCCAGTTCGCGCGCTTCGTCAACGAAACCGGCTACGTCACGATCGCAGAGCGGCCGCTCGATCCGCGTGATTTCCCCGGCGTGCCCCAGGCCCAGCTCGTTCCAGGCTCCGCGGTGTTCCGCGCCACGGGCTCGGCCGTACCGCTCGACAATCCTCTCCAGTGGTGGCGATACACGCCGGGCGCAAGCTGGAAGCATCCCGAAGGTCCCGGCAGCAGCGTGAAAGATCGCAGCAGCCATCCCGTCGTCCACGTCGCCTTCGAAGACGTGCTCGCGTATGCGAAGTGGGCCGGCAAGCGGCTCCCGACGGAAGCGGAATTCGAGTTCGCCGCCCGAGGCGGACTCGATCGGCAGAAGTACCCATGGGGCAACGAGCTGCATCCGGGCGGCAAGTCGGTCGCGAACATCTGGCACGGACGTTTTCCCGAGCGCGATCGCGGCGACGACGGGTTCGCGGGAACGTCGCCGGTGACGGCATTTCCGCCGAACGGATTCGGGTTGTACGACATGGGCGGCAACGTGTGGCAATGGTGTTCCGACTGGTACCGTCCCGACACGTATGCGTCCCGCCCGCAGAACGGCGCGCCCGCGACGGACCCGCAGGGCCCGGCCGACAGCTACGATCCGAACGAGCCCGGCGCGGCGAAGCGCGTGGTCCGCGGCGGATCGTACCTGTGCACCGATCAGTACTGTGCGCGGTATCTCGTCGGCAGCCGCGGCAAGGCGGAGATCAGCAGCGGCACGTCGAACCTGGGGTTCCGTCTCGTGCGCGCGGGCCGCTGA